The DNA segment CGAggtcgaggaagaagatgaagaaacATTATCATCCGAGGTTGGGGTGCAGGAGCCAGGGGAGCAATGTGTGGGATGATATGCCTTCGAGGCCAGCAGGGGATGTGCTGAGGGATATACTCAGGGAGTATGAgactttggaggaggtgccgTGGGTGTATGAGCATGGGTCGAGCCGAGACTGGCCGAAGGGGGTGAAGCAGTTGTTCTTCAAGTATGGGTGGCCGGGCAAACAATTTGCGAACAATGTCGAGGCATTTGAGCTGGACAAGATGCGGCTTGCGGCAATGGGGACTCTCAGGAGGCGCGCGAAGGACATATGTGAGCAGGTCAAGCAAGCGAAGGaaagggtggaggagaggaatgGGCCCGACTTTCTGCTTTTGAGGCGACAGATTGCTACGGCCGAGACACCAGACGAAAAATGGATCGCGAGGTATCAACTTTGGCGGAAGGAGCAAATCATCGAGCAATCAAAAaaggagctggaagaggcagaggcaaCGAGGGACCGGCAGTTTCCATCTGGGCACAAGCTTAGCATGTTTAGCCAGAAGCCGGAGGATTGGATCCTGTGGGAGGTGCAAAAATGGAGGCAGGATATTGCCCGCGAGGAGGAGCACCTCCAGTCTGCCGTGGAGCAGGCCGAGATGTTCGCAGCTGGTCTCCTCGGCAATGAAGCCAATCTGGAATACATCAAAGACAACATCGAAAAAAGACAGAACAACTTGGAGCTCCTCCGCAAGGTCTTGGAAATGAGTAAGGAGGACGCGGAGAGGCTATGCCCTGGGATAGAGGAGCTCCCAGTCGAGGATGAAAGCGCCAACACTGCCAGCTTCCACAACCGAGCCTATGCCATTGGTTGCCATGAGAAAGCGATTGACGAGATAAAGGGCTTCATGGCTACCGTGCCGATACATTGTACCAAAACAATAC comes from the Podospora pseudocomata strain CBS 415.72m chromosome 5, whole genome shotgun sequence genome and includes:
- a CDS encoding hypothetical protein (EggNog:ENOG503PEYB), with amino-acid sequence MPPKMTLTMDSITASLTPQDLANASEISSLLLKIYQTLIHMQYLPAKSLHPGPHDLTRLLPLFEKLQLTPQIIYLYTVLPYVSSKGHDFYHGGYFADFRSKRDVKDARNTFYAEDRREQMRPWMTPLSLCCNHSAVLFYDSRRHRIGIFSQCDDWSKDKALRARHGDTKLGLTPVEDLEVESDSEPSSEDGGSERDSDDETRSRKKMKKHYHPRLGCRSQGSNVWDDMPSRPAGDVLRDILREYETLEEVPWVYEHGSSRDWPKGVKQLFFKYGWPGKQFANNVEAFELDKMRLAAMGTLRRRAKDICEQVKQAKERVEERNGPDFLLLRRQIATAETPDEKWIARYQLWRKEQIIEQSKKELEEAEATRDRQFPSGHKLSMFSQKPEDWILWEVQKWRQDIAREEEHLQSAVEQAEMFAAGLLGNEANLEYIKDNIEKRQNNLELLRKVLEMSKEDAERLCPGIEELPVEDESANTASFHNRAYAIGCHEKAIDEIKGFMATVPIHCTKTIQLLQGEIENHREDIKRSNKWWDGHEEAIRNFEKRKEALAVMKAKQKTEG